aaatcccgggttcgaatcccggccagagcatgatgagaaaagaactttttctgattggcctgggtcttggatgtttatctatataagtaatttattataaaatatagtatcgttgagttaggatctcgttacacaagtctcgaacttacttcgaggctaactcaatcagtgtaatttgtcccgtatatatttatttattagaccGTTGCGTTGATCCAAAACGTCGCAGATtctcttaatatttatttacctattctGTCTTGGCTGCCCttccttcccatggatataTATAAGTCTAAGTAGAATAAGGATTGGAATAAGTGAGCATAActaagtaaaagaaaaattacagcatacctgaccttttgcttaTGAAATTCGATCATCGTATCAGTCTTCTAAATCAAACTGCCATTGTTGCTGGTGTAGCGTCAATCGAAAGGTTTGtttttgttcgatgttttcgTTTCCACTTGGGGTAGACTGCTTCAACAACTGTCACgtgaatcaatttattttcgcaACTGCGCGAGTTTCAACAATTAAGAGCAATTTCAGGAGAAACCATAAAAAGTttgttatacataataatgGTACAAGGTTGGTCGTAAAGTAATTGAATTTGGCAGAAAGTTTATAAGGGATAGATGAACCAGTGTTCTGTAAAAGTCTGCCTTTATTGTGCTGTGAACACAGAACTGCTCCTTTCTAGTCCTAAAGTTTTTCTTGTCCCTCCACTATACCCCTACCACTACTGCGTCTAGAGCATTCTTTACAGTGCATCCTCGGTATTCACTAATTTgtgatacttattttataatttacttggGCAACATTTCATTGAACTGTGTCATTGTGACCATTTTTCAATTATCTCTATTTAAGACAGAAGTTCATACCGTTTGAATGATATAGGTGATGTCATCGTTGAGTAGGGTCATGGTTACGCGCCCTGTATCACAGAGTCATTGCCACACAAATGGGTCATCTGCCGACCTTCAAGATTTACGGAAAGTTCATAGACCTTATTGATAGTATTGGAATCTAAATTTCAAACCAAtctttttataacttattCGTATAAgaagaaggctttaggatATAATTGAGTAAATACATCCAAAAACTACTCagcattatttattctatttcttgaacttttatatatttgttactcGTAGGGTTTTTGaaaatgtgttttaattttaggtaTATAGAATTCCAATTTACCGTTAGAGTTGCTACCAAATCGCCTAATACAATTCCAGCAGAGGAGTGATATAAAATGTTCTCTTGTTTAAGCTTCAAAAGTTCAATTTTAGCCAGGCCGAGCGTGGGATCATGAGGACGTGCCAACTTTTAAAAGCCGTGACGCGTTTCTGGGacgcataaatattttaattcagaCAGGAAGCGGATGAAGACTACCACATTTATGAGATATCATCATGCAAAAGTTCCTAAACAAATATGGAACTACAAGTTGCTTTAGCGTTTTAGAAACTTCTCTCGTCTTTGCGTATTCTCAGGGCGATCTAAAATGGtccgttttttttataattacaatacatTCTTGTCAATTTGTCCCTTAATACTCAGTAAAGATGATATATAGATACCCTTGACCTCATATTTTCGTAACGGCATTGATaacattgttatgattaattaaaaatatttattttaaaacactgACTTATTTTTGCATGATGTTTTTTATCTGCtgatatattcatataaatataaatacaacagTATTACGTACCTATTATCTTGGTATGCGAGCTCATCATAGCTAAACCGTGTAATTCCATTATCTTATCAAGTTCATTCACACTTGACATTCAGCTTTCGAATGCCGATACTCACTTATATGCGACTATTTGACTTATTGATGTAAAAATCGAAAGTATAAGAAATTGAATGTGTaggattaatattttgtaactttatGATTTTACCTACTTTATCTATAGATGTGTCAAGAtccaatttaaaagatataccTTATTAGGATTTTTACCtagataaagaaaaacatcaaATTAATTGATGCTACTCtaaataaggaaaatatttgaagaaatGTAGATGTACATGACTGTATGTATAACGTGTTCTCGTTGTTAATTTCAGACGCAGATGAGCGGTGATCGTGCGGGCTCGCAGTGCGGTATCACGTCGCTCCTGCCGATGTCGTGCCGCGGGCGCGCGGCCGCCTTCGCGCGCGACCTCCACTCGCGTCTGCGCAACCTTGGCGGTGCCCAGGATGAGGACTGCGAGAGCAGCTGGCTCACCAGAGAGAACGCTGCTGCCCACCGACCAACCACCTCCGCTCAGCGCGACCACGACACTTTCTACGATTTTGAAATCGAATGCGAGAGTCCGTCCAGCCCGATAGACGATTTCGATGCCCCGTTTCCCGAGAGAAATTCCAACGATGAAGAACCTTTCTACGATGTCGATTCCGATCCAGATGTTAAggaacaaaacaaaaccacGCTACATCAACcagacaaaattaaaaatggattTACGTTCTCGACTGCATTTTATACAGAATCGCCGGTAAAACTTCAACCGGCCCCTCGAGAAAATGGACACTCTGATAAGAGACTTTTCTCACCGATCACATTCGAGGGTTGCGCGCGACAAAATAGTCTAGATGAAGTTGATAATGCAATAATTACATCTCCAATTACGAAAACGGATAGACTCAGTTTACCGAATTTAAATAGTGTCACCTTGGACAGTGATTCTGAGTTCGAATCCGCGAAAAGTGAACCTTCAGACGTTGTTGATGAAGTTTTCCAAAATGATAGGTTGGAGAGTGATCTCACAGAATGCAACGACAATTTGTCAGTTGCGGAAGTTGAAGCTGCAAACGAAGAAGATATTTTTACGAATAATAGCGAAGAAATTTGCACagaatttaataatgaaactaaTGGTTTAGAAATTATAACTAGTGAAGTGCAAAACGAAAAAGAAATTTCTCCTACCCCAGAAATTGAACCAACATTATTGAGTGCAGAAGTAAAAACCAACGACATCGAAGATATTGAAGATGATAGACCTCAACGTGTCCGACGTTGTTCCTCATTGAAAACAGGCAAAACGCCTCCTGGGACGCCAGGCCGGAAAAAAATCGTGCGATTTGCCGATGTATTGGGTCTAGACTTAGCTGatgttaaaacatttatgGATGAAATTCCTGTAATTCCTAAATCTGCGTACGATGATCTCACTGGTTGTGATGTGGCGAGTTCTCCCCCCGTGAGGGCCTCAACTAGACTTGGTACTCTCACCTTGGTTCCCCTTTTCCAGCTACCTCGTGATGTTACGGACAAACTAGAGTTGCTAAATGTGTGCCTTGAAAGTGCGCGAGTGTGCGATGGTGTGCACGTCACCGTCTGCGGCTCGGTAAGAGTGCGAAACTTGGACTTCCATAAAACAGTGCATATTCGTTACACTTTAAATCGATGGCAAACGTACACAGACTTACAAGCTACATACGTGCAAGGATCTTGTGATGGCTACTCTGATCGTTtccaatttgttttatatgcaCCTACAATTGTGTCAGGTCAGAGGTTGGAAATTGCCGTGCGTTTTCAATGCAAAGGCCAACAGTTTTGGGACAATAACAGCGGCGCTAACTACTGCTTCGACTGTTTAGCGTTAGGTATGAATGTTCCTATACAACAGTCGCCGCCCGGGCCTCTTCACCCGACCGTAGATTGGCACCCATCGTTCTACTGACAAAGTAGATATTCTCCGAAGAGATGAGCAAGTCAGCATCGAAAAGTCGATGGTGAGAGATCGAGAACGGGTCGGGCGGGTCCCGGGCTGAGGCAGGGAGCGCTGCCCGCGAGAGACACCCGTCGCTAGTCACATTCCTGTGCCTATTTTAACTACTGGCTGTTAGTAAGGCGAGAGTGTGCGCGGAGTACTATGTAATGAGGCTTCAAGTTGTAAAGCGTTTTTGTGATATGAATAGATTAGGTGTAGATAACAAATCAAATTCAACGAACTCGCATCTCGTTGAGAGTGCCATTAGCAATAGCGACATTCGAGTTAttgcaattatattttttatttagtattttaactCGTAGTGTGTAAAATGTCGTCCTGGAAGGCGTTCCGTACAGGAGTGGGTCTGGTGGCGGGCGTAGCGAACCCACACGCTTTTGTAAATACAAGTACGAATGAGATTCGAAtgatatttacaatattttaatacgattttatacaaaactaTTAGCcttatgtattaaattatagCTAGGTCTATCGTCGAATTAAATGCAAGAGCATCCCCTAGTTAGCAAGACTATAAACACGATAATGTAGGAGAGTCAAGGatagttttaaactttttagatCTTTATAACGTCCTTTATATCGTTATTGAAGTAAGCATGCCTAATATCTAAATAGTCGGTTATTTTCAtaatgtaggtagctgaagatctTTAAAGGTTACAGTGTAGAGAGATcacaataataaatgtttaatattattaactttatgGATGTTACGAACTGAAGTATTtagaacttatatttttatatttataacaccAACTCATCatgacatatgtatttttcaaaccAAGAACTGATAAAGAATTGTTGATATTCAGTTtgagatttttataaagaagACTATTAGAAatgttaatgaaaattttaaattattgttatttattaagcaatataaaattgaattttatttattagtcgttttctattctattttatatgtacctGAATTCTTGAAATGTGgccatatttgttttattataaggtGATTGCGGAATCGCCGACTCCAAtcaatatattgttatatacctactcgtatttgacacctgttttataaaataacttcttaaattataataaatcaatgtgcataaatttataatgtagTTTTACTAGAAACCCTATTTTTATCGTTTGCTTCGACCACACCTTCAACCTTCGTCTTGGCTCTGTACTCACTTATCAAAAAAGGAGTCAACTGGTGACCACGATTCTGGGTTGGAcaagtcagatttttatgcAAGCTTCTCCCATATAACCTTTCCGCCACGATTGCAGAGAAACTTAACATATATTGTATCAAGATaatacatccagttgcctattTGTTCAAGATTCCAGCCGATGTTTTCACAATGAAAGTTATATCGTACGGATATGATACTAAAACCAatatgtagataaatatttcaacTAAGTAAATGAAAAGTAATGTTTACGAGTATAAGCCAAATAGGCAAAAATAAGGTCTAACTTTTGGAAAATAGTTGAAAACTAACATAAATTTACTGGCTATTGTTATTAACAGTAAAAATTGGATTCAGATAAAGGGAATGCcccgtaaataaaaaaaaatacttgtttaATTTAACGCTTTATTAACTAAAAAGGCGAGATTATATCACAATTACTTGgatgacatttaaaattttcaatgctTTATATAAGAAAGTCAGTTTTGCACGTCTTACCTCACGACTTAGATAAAGTTATcttagaaacaaaataaataacacaatcTACTGTTTATACACTGACTATCAAGAAGaaatttaagtaggtaggtacctaaatttttaaatatacatttcacACCTCATATCTATAAAGCCGTTTATAATTGCCgtttctaaaaatatacaaagtaaatattatttctttacattaCGTTTATAGTTTTCATAAACCAATATCATAGCGTATATCAGTgaagatataatttttcacattGATATCTGAGAAAAAGATAGATTTGTAAGCCATTACGAAAAATGTTTCTTgtaaatatgataaatttcTATCAATATACCTACGACCGATTTTAttctagatattttattaagatagAACAAGACTTTGGAAAATCTATTAAAACAATGACCGCTCTTAAAAGCAGTGACTGAGCAGCcaatagtaattaaaattatctttatcaaatacttatgtacaataaattatGCCTCAATGCATGTCTTAaattaaatggaaaaaaataaacatatatttttcttcctgTTTAGAAGTTCCCTAAGGTTATACCGCACTCAAAATTCTACGGAGCATttactgaaatattaattatgtataggtaggtatattatagatatattaattaagtattataaaaatatattaaatattatattgataaaatataagggTAGGGAATCAgctaatcaataaataatttctttctaAATAGTGTTTACCTTAGAAACACCGAAGTTAGAAACCTTAGAATGTATTGGGTTCTAATATTACTTTGTGGAACGGTTCTCAAAATGAACAATACAGATCCCTTATAGGAtcaaacaaatttttgttGTCTCTCCAACTGTCACAGCCAATTATTCGAAATATTGATacttttgaaatttggtaccCTTTGAAAACAAAGTGTCTGTGGATCGTATCGTAGGTATtcttgtatgttattttatagcCTCAAAGCGGTAGATTCATGGCTTTATTGTGactataaataatgtataaataacttatctaataacataaaaagtaCACGTTAGTTTAACAAAGAtacacttaattaaataaagttcgCTGAACTAGCCACTTAATACATTTTGTTACTATTGCACTAACCACTCACGTTAACAGAAAATAGAAGTAAACTATTATATTAGCAACTATGGTTAGTCTTCTTTATGCAGCCTACAGGGAAACCTATCACCTACCTTCCTTTTGTTGTGTGACCCGATTGAGTTTCCCCAGGGAAAAGACCGGACTTCACTTGAAAACTATCCAAAAATGGAAAATCACCAAACTTCCTTTCTTTGTTCCGTAATGGAGCGACCTACGTCTGACCTCAATGAATTCGGGAGCCTAACAAAGGTTGGATCATTATTCTATTgtctgaattaaaaatatatcttcaaGCTGTTAGAGCTCTCAGCTCTGTTGCCCGCACTCAGTTGCCTGTAATATATCTTCCAAGCTGATTTATTTACCGTATATCGTCGGTTAGACACACTACATGGTATCTTAATCTAGGGGACCCGATAAAACTAGAACAAATGCACCATCGCATTAAAACCTTTACTAAATACAGCTCGGAAATGTCAAATTCCctgacaaattattttatggacGTTTTTACTTAAGTACTTCTCATAAGTATATCAATTACGGAAATTGTGGTTTAGGAAAAGGACGAGTAATTTCTGATCAAAAATCGCAGTACAATTTCGATACGTATAACACCTCTTTAACACAATAGTTTTGGGGAAACAGCCGTAATTTCTTAACGTATTAGCcacaaaaatcttaataattcaaTTCTAAGATTGGCATTCCCAATCTGATGGGAGAATGTGTGTCCAATTCATGACATAAACGAGAACCAACATAACACCCGTTGCGAAGAAATGCGACAATgcatttaactttaaaattaacattcagTCAACAAATGGCTGTGTGGAATTAGCGTCTACCTATGGACCTCTTCTGGGCCCTTCGTCTTCTAGTCCTGGGTGTTGGTAGTTTTATCGTGGGGTCCCTCAAAGCTCGCAGCTGCATGTGAAGCCTCTGCTTGCAGAACTCGTAGAATTCAATCTCCCTGGTGAAGTTGGCTCGGACTATCTGTTTGACGGCGTCTGAAACTGGCGGCTTGAAAGCGTTGCGGTTGATGCGGTTGAATGCGGTTAGCCCgtctgtaatataaaaatatatgttatttagGCTAATAATTGTGTTGgttttttcaatcattttgattgattatgaaattttattaataggcAAATTTTCTGCTTATCCCTTAATGCGTTACAATCAATGTCATATATTACCTATAGAAAAGCTGaaagtaaaaacaattatGGTACTTGGGTAATCCTAAGACATATTTATTCTCCGTGAACATCACGTGTTTTACAACGTGGACGAAGTGTTCAGACGACGggataaaaaaaagtctagTCAAATCAATAAGTGTACATAATCTCTACGCAAACGATAACCCCTAATATTTCCATGATATTTAGCTGAAAAATACACCTAGTTACTAATGAATTGCTAATTATTAAAGATAAGACAACtttgttttgatattttttcacattataaGCCGAATGTGTAGGAATGTTCTCCAATATTCGAATACAATTAAAGATAATGACGAATTTCacgtttttcattttaatattaacttagGTATTATCATATCATTAGTCATATcagtaaaaaacaaaaagattttttaaagataagttatatataaattagttgGTATACGCCGAAATACGTCCTTGACCGACTTTtgataatcaaattaaatgaggtgatttttatgcaaattaatttgaaactaGATCATGAAGGGGAAATGTGTgacaattataacaataataagctctgtaaaaacataaaacatccATATGACATGAGATCAATAACACAATAGTGGGAAATGTAGAAACGCAGAGAAATCACAGGCAATCATTGCTTTGCATACATGCGTAGGCGCCGGCGCCTATGATcgatttttacattattttgataataaaaaatatacatatatgtatttactttatttttataactatttataactttattactatttattttattttcagtcttGTGAATATGTTGTTTGCAGTTTGCAGaaatagacaaaaataaacttggtTTGACAGTTTGAGCTTGAGTGGGCAGTGAAATAggttttcatttcaattatgGATAAACAAAACCTTATGGAAGTATAAATTGGTtgcgtttaatttaattgtaagaTCACATTTCAGAAAATAGACACTACGAGAAACTGACATTTATTGAAAGAAAACTTACCCCAGTAAAGCTGCGTGGCTCCAGTGAAGAAGCGTGGTATGTACCGCTCCAAAGCCAGAAGAGTAGCATTCATATCTTCTAGCACACCTACTACGGCGTACTCTTGTTCCACCACGCGCTTCGCGCGTTGTAACGCTTCTTCGCTGTTGAATGGTCTGGAAGAAGAATAAGAAATCTATAGCAATACAAACTTTTAATGAACAGATACTATAAGAGTTAAATGGAGTATCACATTGTTCTTTCTGCCTCCTGGCGTTTATTTCGGTAAAATCTTGACTTGACTTGAATCTAGCTATGATAGTAAAATTTCACCACATAAAGTCATTTCTCCCCAGCCTTTAACATGTGTACCTACTTGGTACAAATTATAGACGTTTGCCACGTCTGTTTGTCCGTCCGCTATTTCTTCCTGAATATCGCAGCTGTTTTCGCTttcgttttaattatttcttccGGAGAGTAAATTACACATTTCTTTGTGAGCCTGGGTAAAGGTCATCAGTTAAAGGTGAAACCATTATAGAtatcacatttattatttaagattGTTGTCAATATTTCGATCGCATACCTATCCGGCATATTAtatgatgaaaatatttttatcagtgTCTTCAGTCGATATGATAAAGGGATGAGATATTATTTCCACACTTTCGGAAAAGTAGGTTCGGTATGTTtgtcatatttaattttatttaagattttaaatgGTATCTTTCGCCACTAAAGCAGTTAGTATAAGAAATACAGAAAGAGTAAACTCACAGGCACTGTGGATGTCCGCAGAAAAGCGACGtctggcggcgatggtgtccggtGTCCTCATGAGTTCCGCTTTAGACAAAGCTGAACTCGAAGATTCCACTATGTCTAGAAATACTGAAGAAAAACTCACAGGCACTCTGGATCATGTCCGCAGAAGAACAGTGTCTGGCGTCGATGATCTCCGATGCCCTCATGAGTCTCGCCCTCTATGAAACGGCACTCGCGGTCTCCGCTCAGCACGCACGTTTCGAAATCCTGAAATTCGTTAATTTATGATCACACACTACATTTATGATCCAGCTTGGATAGCTATTCCCTGTAAACATCAAAAGCAAGATGgaggcttctctccagagagatgaCAATAGGGATAAACGCCTGAATGTCAGCACAGGAAATGAGAGAATAAAGTACTTGGAAAGATACCTAACATGAAAAAAGTTACTGTAATGAAAGTACTCGTATTATCTAAGTTTACAACAATAACATTTAAGTCCTGACAAAATACATTAGTAGCACTTTTACAAGATAATA
The window above is part of the Amyelois transitella isolate CPQ chromosome 11, ilAmyTran1.1, whole genome shotgun sequence genome. Proteins encoded here:
- the LOC106135172 gene encoding glycogen-binding subunit 76A isoform X2, yielding MDLRTQMSGDRAGSQCGITSLLPMSCRGRAAAFARDLHSRLRNLGGAQDEDCESSWLTRENAAAHRPTTSAQRDHDTFYDFEIECESPSSPIDDFDAPFPERNSNDEEPFYDVDSDPDVKEQNKTTLHQPDKIKNGFTFSTAFYTESPVKLQPAPRENGHSDKRLFSPITFEGCARQNSLDEVDNAIITSPITKTDRLSLPNLNSVTLDSDSEFESAKSEPSDVVDEVFQNDRLESDLTECNDNLSVAEVEAANEEDIFTNNSEEICTEFNNETNGLEIITSEVQNEKEISPTPEIEPTLLSAEVKTNDIEDIEDDRPQRVRRCSSLKTGKTPPGTPGRKKIVRFADVLGLDLADVKTFMDEIPVIPKSAYDDLTGCDVASSPPVRASTRLGTLTLVPLFQLPRDVTDKLELLNVCLESARVCDGVHVTVCGSVRVRNLDFHKTVHIRYTLNRWQTYTDLQATYVQGSCDGYSDRFQFVLYAPTIVSGQRLEIAVRFQCKGQQFWDNNSGANYCFDCLALGMNVPIQQSPPGPLHPTVDWHPSFY
- the LOC106135172 gene encoding glycogen-binding subunit 76A isoform X1, whose product is MTSPKLEMSLEHEIPVLMKKTQMSGDRAGSQCGITSLLPMSCRGRAAAFARDLHSRLRNLGGAQDEDCESSWLTRENAAAHRPTTSAQRDHDTFYDFEIECESPSSPIDDFDAPFPERNSNDEEPFYDVDSDPDVKEQNKTTLHQPDKIKNGFTFSTAFYTESPVKLQPAPRENGHSDKRLFSPITFEGCARQNSLDEVDNAIITSPITKTDRLSLPNLNSVTLDSDSEFESAKSEPSDVVDEVFQNDRLESDLTECNDNLSVAEVEAANEEDIFTNNSEEICTEFNNETNGLEIITSEVQNEKEISPTPEIEPTLLSAEVKTNDIEDIEDDRPQRVRRCSSLKTGKTPPGTPGRKKIVRFADVLGLDLADVKTFMDEIPVIPKSAYDDLTGCDVASSPPVRASTRLGTLTLVPLFQLPRDVTDKLELLNVCLESARVCDGVHVTVCGSVRVRNLDFHKTVHIRYTLNRWQTYTDLQATYVQGSCDGYSDRFQFVLYAPTIVSGQRLEIAVRFQCKGQQFWDNNSGANYCFDCLALGMNVPIQQSPPGPLHPTVDWHPSFY